GCCTCGCGCAGCGACGCCACGCCCGCCGACGGCGGGTAGTTCGTCTCGCCGGCCAGCAGCGCCGCCTCGATCTCCGTCGCCAGGTGCGGCGGGATGCGGAACTCGCTCGGGCTGAAGTCGCCGACCGTGAGGTTGCACACCGGCGCGCCCGCCGCGACCATCGCACGGACCTCGCCGGCGATCTTCAGGATCTCCGAGCCGACCAGCGCGTCGGCCACGGCGGAGAGCCGCCGGCCAGGGCGCACGGCCGCGGTGGCCGTGCCGTGCGCGTCGAGGGTGGACGGTCCCGTGGGCATCGGCAGCGGTGGCTGGAGAGTGGGGGACGAGCGGCGCGATTCATCATTCTCGCACACTCCCCCCATTGGCGGCAGCGGCCACGGCGACGCATCGTGGACGTGCCCTCCGTCCGTCCACGCGCACTCTCCCCTCCCGCTGTCGATGGGACCCTGGCGGCTCCCGCCCCTCCGCTGGCCGACGCTGCTGCTGCTCGCGAGCGTCGCCCTCACCACCGTGGGAGTCGTCGAGGCGAACCGGGCGATCCGGTCGCACCGCGCGGTGGCCGAGCATGCGCTGCGGGACTACGCGGGCTTCGCGGCCTGGAGCTACCAGCAGCACCTCCGCGAGAGCCTCGGCGCCGCCACGCAGGAGCTGCTGGGCGCGGTGAACCACGGCGAGGGGATGCACACGTCGCCGCGCGTGCCCGACGCGCGCGAGCTGGCGCACTACATCCCCATGGACGCGCAGTGCGGCTGCCACCGGCCGCGCCACGGCCCGAGCCCGGCGGTGTTCTTCGGGTGGAAGCTCGGCACCGACACCCTGGGGCTGGGCGTGAACTCGCACGCCGATCCGATGGAAGGGTGGGAGGTCGACCGCCCGCTCGCGTACCCGGCCTCCGCCGACCGCCGCACGCCGTTCACGGCCGAGGAGCGCGCGTGGATCAACGACACGCTCACGCGGCACATCCGCCGGGGCGGCGATGTCGGACGCTTCCCGCTCGTGATCGCGCGGCTGGACTCGGTGCCGCGCGTGCTGGTCTACACGCTGATGCCCACCGCGTGGGGTGACACGCTGGTCTACGGCGCGGAGTACTCGCGCGGCGCCTTCGCGGGGATGCTGCGCCGCGTGATGAACGACCGCGGGCTCCTGCCGGAGGCGTTCACGCGCGGGCGCGCGGCCACGGAGGTCGTGCACCTGCAGGTGGACGACGCCACCGGCGCCACGCTGTTCGCCTCCGCGCCGGTGCGCGACTGGACGCTCGACGACAGCACGCGCCTGCCGCCCGGCGTGGGCTCGCTGCGCGTGCGCGCGCAGATCCAGCCGGCGCTCGCCGGCACGCTGGTCATCGGCGGGCTGCCGCGCTCGCGGCTCCCGTTCCTGGTGGGGCTGCTCTCGGTCGCCGCCGCGCTGTCGCTGGTGGCCGTCGGGCAGATCCGCCGCGAGGGCGAGCTGGCGCGCATGCGCGGCGACTTCGTCGACAGCATCTCGCACGAGCTGCGCACGCCGCTGGCGCAGATGCGCCTCTACCTCGAGACGCTGCGGCTGGGCCGCTTCACGACCGAGGCGCAGCGCGCGCGCTCGCTGGACAACGTGGAGCGCGAGACGATGCGGCTGGGCCAGCTCGTCGAGCGCGTGCTGCGCTTCTCGCGCCTCGGCCGCGACGACGACGGCGCCCGCGCGCCGGTGGACGTCGGCGACGAGGTGACGCGCATCGTCGGCGAGTTCGCGCCACTGGCGGCCGCGCGCCGCGCGCAGCTCGCGGTGGACGCCGCGCGGGTGCCCGTGCTGCGGCTGCGACCGTCCGCGCTGCGCCACCTCCTGCTCAACCTGCTGGACAACGCCGTGAAGTACGGGCCGGTGGGCCAGACGGTGCGCGTGCGGCTGCGCCACGCCGACGGCGCCCTGCGGCTCGAGGTGACGGACGAGGGCTCCGGCGTTCCCGCGAACGAGCGCGAGAGCGTGTGGAAGCCCTACCAGCGTGGGCGCACGGTGGGACACACCGCGGGCAGCGGCATCGGCCTCGCGGTGGTGCGCGACGTCGCGGCGCAGCACGGCGGCCGCGCCTTCATCGAGGCGACGCCAGACGGGCGCGGCGCGACGTTCGTGGTCGTGCTCCCGGTCGATCCGGCCGACGCCGTCGAGTCGACCGTCGCGTCGCACACGGCACCCGAGCCGGTGCACGGCTGATGGCGCGCATCCTGGTGGTCGAGGACAACCTCCCGCTGGCCGAGGGGATCGCGTACAACCTCGAGCACGAGCGCCACGAGGCGCGCATCGCCGAGGACGGGCGCGCGGGGCTGGAGGCGGTGCGCGCGTGGTCGCCCGATCTCGTCATCCTCGACCTGATGCTGCCGGAGCTCGACGGCTACCAGGTGCTGCAGGCGATCCGGAAGGAGCGCAACGCGGTGCCCGTCATCATCCTCACCGCGCGCGGCGAGGAGGCCGACAAGGTGCGCGGCTTCCGCCTGGACGCCGACCAGTACGTCACCAAGCCGTTCGGCGTGCTGGAGCTGATCGAGCGCGTCAACGCGCTGCTGCGGCGCGCGGCCGCGCGGGCGCCGGTCGCCGCGCCGGCGCACCTGATCCGCTTCGGCGACGTGGTGGTGGACACCGCCGCGCGCACCGTCACGCGGGGCGGGCGCCCGTGTGCGCTCACGCCCAAGGCGTTCGAGCTGCTGCTGGCGCTCATCCACCGCGACGGCGCGGTCGCCACGCGCGTCGAGCTGCTGACGGAGGTGTGGGGCTACGGCGCGTTCGTGCTGTCGCGGACGGTCGACTCGCACGTCGCGGAGCTGCGCCGCAAGCTGGAGGTCGATCCCGCGCACCCGCGCCACATCGTCACGGTGTGGAAGTCGGGCTACCGCTTCGACGCGGCGCCGCGGACGTCCTGAGACGTCCTAGGACGTCACAGTTCCCGCACAAGCTCGGCATCCGGCTTCCACCACTCCCGCCGGCGTTCGCGGCATCGTGGGCCTGCGCACCGCACACCGCGGCGCACCACCCCGACGGGAGCCCCGATGCCGATCCCACGCCACACCGCCCGCCTCCTCGCGGCGGCCCCGCTGCTCCTCGCGCCGGTCCTCGAGCTGCCGCCGGACCGCACGACCGACCGATCGACCGACCGATCGACCGGCCGCCAGCCGCAGGTCGACTCGCGCGCCGCGCTGCTCGTGACGCCCACCTGGCTGGCCGAGCACCTGAGGGATCCCGACCTCGTGCTGCTGCACGTCGGCGACAAGGCCGAGTACGACCGCGCCCACCTGCCCGGCGCGCGCTACGTGTCGATGCGCGACGTCTCCGTGTCGAGCATGGACCACGCGAACGGGTTGATGCTGGAGCTCCCCTCGCCCGACTCCCTCCGCGCGCAGCTGCAGGCGCTCGGCATCTCCGACCGGTCGCGCGTGGTCGTGTACTACGGCAACGACTGGGTGTCGCCCGCGACGCGCATCGTCTTCACGCTCGACCACGCGGGGCTCGGCGCGCGCACGTCGCTGCTGGACGGCGGCATGAGCGCGTGGTCGGCGGCCGGCCATCCGACGACGGCCGAGGTGCCGGCGCGCACGGTCGGGAAGCTGTCGCCGCTGCGCACGCGGCCGCTGGTCGTGGACGCCGAGTACGTGAAGGCGCACGTGAACGCGCCCGGCAGCCGCGTCATCGACGCGCGCGCGGCGGTGTTCTACGACGGCGTGGAGGGGAACGACGCGCGCCGCGGTCACGTCGCCGGCGCGCGCAGCCTGCCGTTCACGCAGGTCACCGACGACCGCATGCGCCTGCGCAGCGCCGAGGAGCTGACGGCGCTCTTCCGCGCGGCGGGCGTGGGGCCGCGCGACACGGTGGTCGCGTACTGCCACATCGGGCAGCAGGCCACCGCGGTGCTGTTCGCGGCGCGCACGCTGGGGCATCCGGTCCGGCTGTTCGACGGCTCGTACCAGGAGTGGGGGCGCCGCCCCGAGCTGCCGGTCGAGAACCCGGCGGCCCGCGGCGCCAGCGGGAGCGCGAAGCCGTGAGCGCTCGCGCGCCGCGTCCGTACGCGGATCCGTACCTCACCGGCGTCGGCCTGGGGCTCGTGCTGCTCGCCGCGTTCGTGCTGGTGGGGCGCGGGCTCGGCGCCTCCGGCGCGTTCGCGACCGCCGCGGCGACGGTGGTGGACGCCGCGTCGCCGGCGGCCGCGCGCGCGAACGCGTTCTTCGCCGACCACCTGGACGCCGGCGGCCTGCTGCGCGACTGGCTGGTGGTCGAGATCCTCGGCGTGATGATCGGCGGCTTCGCGTCGGCGGCGCTGGCGGGGCGGCTGCGCCTCGCGGTGGACCGCGGGCCGCGCACGTCGATCGCGGAGCGGGTGCTGCTGGCGATCGGCGGCGGCGCGGTGATGGGCGCGGGCGCGGTGCTCGCGCGCGGCTGCACCAGCGGCCAGGCGCTCACCGGGGGCGCGCTGCTGAGCGTCGGCAGCTGGCTCTTCGTCGGGGCGGCGTTCGCGACGGCGTACGGCGCGGCGTGGGCGCTGCGGCGGGTGTGGACGTGACGGCCCCGCTCACCGAGACGGGCGCGCTGGGCGCGGCCGGCGCGCTCGCGGCCGCGCTGCTGGTCGGCATCGCGTTCGGCTGGTGCCTGGAGCGCGCGGGGCTGGGGAACGCGCGCAAGCTCGTCGCGCAGTTCTACCTCACGGACCTCGCCGTCTTCAAGGTGATGTTCAGCGCGATCGTGACGGCGATGCTGGGCGCGTTCTGGCTGTCGCGTCTCGGAGTGCTGGACCTGTCGCTGGTGCACGTGCCCGAGACGTGGCTGCTGCCGCAGCTCGCGGGCGGCGCGCAGTTCGGCGTCGGGATGGCGACGGCGGGGCTGTGCCCGGGCACCGCGTGCGTGAGCGCGGCGACCGGCCGCGGCGACGGGCTCGCGGTCG
This Roseisolibacter agri DNA region includes the following protein-coding sequences:
- a CDS encoding sensor histidine kinase yields the protein MGPWRLPPLRWPTLLLLASVALTTVGVVEANRAIRSHRAVAEHALRDYAGFAAWSYQQHLRESLGAATQELLGAVNHGEGMHTSPRVPDARELAHYIPMDAQCGCHRPRHGPSPAVFFGWKLGTDTLGLGVNSHADPMEGWEVDRPLAYPASADRRTPFTAEERAWINDTLTRHIRRGGDVGRFPLVIARLDSVPRVLVYTLMPTAWGDTLVYGAEYSRGAFAGMLRRVMNDRGLLPEAFTRGRAATEVVHLQVDDATGATLFASAPVRDWTLDDSTRLPPGVGSLRVRAQIQPALAGTLVIGGLPRSRLPFLVGLLSVAAALSLVAVGQIRREGELARMRGDFVDSISHELRTPLAQMRLYLETLRLGRFTTEAQRARSLDNVERETMRLGQLVERVLRFSRLGRDDDGARAPVDVGDEVTRIVGEFAPLAAARRAQLAVDAARVPVLRLRPSALRHLLLNLLDNAVKYGPVGQTVRVRLRHADGALRLEVTDEGSGVPANERESVWKPYQRGRTVGHTAGSGIGLAVVRDVAAQHGGRAFIEATPDGRGATFVVVLPVDPADAVESTVASHTAPEPVHG
- a CDS encoding response regulator transcription factor produces the protein MARILVVEDNLPLAEGIAYNLEHERHEARIAEDGRAGLEAVRAWSPDLVILDLMLPELDGYQVLQAIRKERNAVPVIILTARGEEADKVRGFRLDADQYVTKPFGVLELIERVNALLRRAAARAPVAAPAHLIRFGDVVVDTAARTVTRGGRPCALTPKAFELLLALIHRDGAVATRVELLTEVWGYGAFVLSRTVDSHVAELRRKLEVDPAHPRHIVTVWKSGYRFDAAPRTS
- a CDS encoding sulfurtransferase, whose translation is MPIPRHTARLLAAAPLLLAPVLELPPDRTTDRSTDRSTGRQPQVDSRAALLVTPTWLAEHLRDPDLVLLHVGDKAEYDRAHLPGARYVSMRDVSVSSMDHANGLMLELPSPDSLRAQLQALGISDRSRVVVYYGNDWVSPATRIVFTLDHAGLGARTSLLDGGMSAWSAAGHPTTAEVPARTVGKLSPLRTRPLVVDAEYVKAHVNAPGSRVIDARAAVFYDGVEGNDARRGHVAGARSLPFTQVTDDRMRLRSAEELTALFRAAGVGPRDTVVAYCHIGQQATAVLFAARTLGHPVRLFDGSYQEWGRRPELPVENPAARGASGSAKP
- a CDS encoding YeeE/YedE thiosulfate transporter family protein → MSARAPRPYADPYLTGVGLGLVLLAAFVLVGRGLGASGAFATAAATVVDAASPAAARANAFFADHLDAGGLLRDWLVVEILGVMIGGFASAALAGRLRLAVDRGPRTSIAERVLLAIGGGAVMGAGAVLARGCTSGQALTGGALLSVGSWLFVGAAFATAYGAAWALRRVWT
- a CDS encoding YeeE/YedE thiosulfate transporter family protein, translated to MTAPLTETGALGAAGALAAALLVGIAFGWCLERAGLGNARKLVAQFYLTDLAVFKVMFSAIVTAMLGAFWLSRLGVLDLSLVHVPETWLLPQLAGGAQFGVGMATAGLCPGTACVSAATGRGDGLAVVAGFLAGVLLAGAALPRIAGFFTSTARGVDTLPARLGVSQGAVVLLIVALALAGFAVAGRIERARGARRVA